A single genomic interval of Lacrimispora sphenoides JCM 1415 harbors:
- a CDS encoding nitrogenase component 1, protein MKDIKHLKCLSAVRNMTAVRQLTPAAYPGVHCPMHTALALAANIRGVSTLLIGTAECGYYSRNVPLSSPYGEEALHWNYVLDSKEVVFGSRKGLMEAIREMDQAGARLILLLSTCVPELIGLDMQSICLEMQPEVKAMLIHLPFGNFKCGGYEPGYWKTLLAMGKTIEKSVSKGMTVNVLGRSALEEHVPMPHLIAFLKQQGVPLRFLAPDSSLDDFISSGDARLNLVLSPFMDSLAQWMVKEHDIPFVSLHDVYNVREIESTYSQIGQYLDLEMAHEFDEQKKEGKRAQKAAAAQLKALQYISANLGTVQPLPLSAYLSDLGMSPIMIHMAEFYPSDTRWKEMLTGQDINPIICLMLNEQADMQIIEELRPDLVMGDWGGRGRNNPPSVPVLDLYGHIGYERTIDLLNRMTRALRTGKEERTNGTV, encoded by the coding sequence TCCGCCAGCTGACACCTGCTGCCTATCCCGGCGTCCACTGCCCTATGCACACGGCACTGGCCCTGGCCGCTAACATAAGAGGTGTGTCTACACTCCTGATCGGCACTGCCGAATGCGGGTACTACAGCCGTAACGTCCCCCTTTCATCCCCTTATGGGGAGGAGGCTTTGCATTGGAATTACGTCCTGGACAGCAAAGAGGTGGTATTTGGATCCCGAAAAGGGCTGATGGAAGCCATCCGGGAAATGGATCAAGCCGGTGCAAGGCTTATATTGCTCCTTTCCACCTGTGTGCCGGAGCTCATTGGCCTTGATATGCAAAGTATCTGTCTTGAGATGCAGCCAGAGGTAAAAGCAATGCTCATCCACCTTCCCTTTGGGAATTTTAAATGTGGCGGCTATGAGCCAGGATATTGGAAAACCCTTCTGGCAATGGGAAAGACCATTGAAAAATCCGTCAGTAAGGGAATGACTGTTAATGTCCTTGGCCGCAGCGCCTTAGAGGAGCATGTTCCCATGCCTCATCTGATTGCATTTCTAAAACAGCAGGGTGTGCCCCTGCGCTTTCTGGCACCGGATTCCTCGCTGGATGACTTTATATCCTCCGGAGACGCAAGACTGAATCTCGTCCTTTCCCCATTTATGGATTCTCTCGCCCAATGGATGGTTAAGGAGCATGACATCCCCTTTGTCAGCCTCCATGATGTTTACAATGTCCGGGAGATAGAAAGCACTTACTCACAGATCGGGCAGTATTTAGACTTAGAGATGGCACATGAGTTTGACGAACAGAAAAAAGAAGGGAAAAGAGCACAGAAAGCGGCGGCAGCCCAGTTGAAAGCCCTGCAGTATATCAGCGCAAATTTAGGCACGGTCCAGCCGCTGCCCTTGTCGGCTTATTTATCGGACCTGGGAATGTCTCCCATCATGATTCACATGGCGGAGTTTTATCCCTCAGACACTCGCTGGAAAGAGATGCTGACCGGGCAGGATATAAACCCTATCATCTGCCTGATGCTCAATGAGCAGGCCGACATGCAGATCATTGAGGAATTGCGCCCGGATCTGGTGATGGGGGATTGGGGCGGCAGGGGCCGGAACAATCCGCCCAGCGTGCCCGTACTGGACCTATACGGTCACATAGGATATGAAAGGACCATTGACCTGCTGAATCGCATGACCAGGGCGCTTAGGACAGGAAAGGAGGAACGGACCAATGGGACTGTATAA
- a CDS encoding nitrogenase component 1 — MGLYKTAPPLSGRMGSLWCLSGIAQSAVIEFGCMGHMAYGRTFLHRMGSFGGKLYSTHIGETDIAMGDTSRLIRAVEWVSENQGIKTIFLLPSSVPEVIGIDLKALAQELSPQFPDTRLIPLTAGGFDVCGHRGVEFTLLELCKTLPKEVHQTGLPSFNIIGSCADMFRYHADAAEIARMASGALGMEHLCTMTSGTSISQLETLGAAHLNFVIRREGEAAAKYLQERFGTPYLTARPYGIQGTLDWLEDAAAICGRQADKSFIRREKENALEQIAPMQTVLARFLRVHREDNKLVLAGHADVVPGIAEYGKECFGFSRTECYCDCSDMAGGDMAYLDDSAKERAASDSKGFLMGSGELLHMAKRDQNLQIAVPDHIWRHAYEPPLAGFRGAVNLAAVWTNEMVRIH, encoded by the coding sequence ATGGGACTGTATAAAACAGCACCGCCCCTGTCAGGGCGGATGGGCTCACTTTGGTGTTTATCCGGCATCGCCCAGTCGGCCGTGATAGAATTTGGCTGCATGGGACATATGGCCTATGGAAGGACCTTCCTTCACCGGATGGGTTCCTTTGGCGGAAAGCTCTATTCCACCCATATCGGAGAAACCGATATTGCCATGGGGGATACCAGCCGGCTGATACGTGCGGTGGAGTGGGTATCAGAAAATCAGGGCATAAAAACCATCTTCCTGCTGCCCTCCTCCGTGCCGGAGGTAATTGGAATAGACTTAAAAGCACTGGCTCAGGAGCTGTCGCCCCAATTTCCCGATACACGCCTGATCCCGCTGACTGCAGGTGGATTTGATGTCTGCGGGCACAGGGGGGTGGAATTTACCCTTTTGGAGCTCTGTAAAACCCTGCCTAAGGAAGTGCATCAAACGGGACTGCCCTCCTTTAACATCATCGGCTCCTGTGCGGACATGTTTCGGTATCATGCTGATGCCGCAGAGATCGCCCGGATGGCATCAGGTGCCTTGGGAATGGAGCATCTGTGTACTATGACTTCCGGAACAAGCATCTCTCAGCTTGAAACATTGGGTGCGGCTCATTTGAACTTTGTTATTCGCCGAGAGGGCGAAGCCGCCGCGAAATATCTTCAGGAACGCTTTGGCACGCCTTATCTAACGGCACGCCCCTATGGAATCCAGGGAACCCTTGACTGGCTGGAGGATGCGGCAGCCATATGCGGCAGGCAGGCGGACAAATCGTTTATCCGCCGGGAAAAAGAAAATGCACTGGAGCAAATTGCGCCAATGCAGACGGTACTGGCCCGCTTCCTCCGTGTCCACAGAGAAGATAATAAGCTGGTTCTTGCCGGACATGCCGATGTAGTGCCTGGAATTGCAGAATACGGAAAAGAATGTTTTGGATTTTCACGAACCGAATGTTATTGTGATTGTTCCGATATGGCAGGTGGAGATATGGCCTATCTGGATGACTCCGCCAAAGAAAGGGCTGCAAGCGATTCAAAGGGCTTTCTTATGGGCAGCGGTGAACTGCTGCACATGGCGAAAAGAGACCAGAACCTGCAGATTGCAGTACCTGACCACATCTGGCGCCATGCCTATGAGCCTCCGCTTGCCGGTTTCCGGGGAGCGGTAAATCTGGCGGCAGTGTGGACCAACGAAATGGTGAGGATTCACTGA
- a CDS encoding PTS transporter subunit EIIC encodes MENDVKCVTMAEAEKGNLRRERFIIGEENMKEKKSMINVMIDGISGIFLPIINLLSAAGILKGILTILTASNIVSGTSETYLVLNAMADSLFYFLPMVLAFTAAKKFGCDPFTAVVIGGVLLYPSLTKVFEAGTNIFFAGIPMKAVIYHSGVIPIILAVGLLVYVERVVNKILPDLIKGFFAPLICIVVVGLVTLFVFGPIGNVIGDGLAAAYEFVYQISPMIAGAILGAVIQPMVIFGFHWSFVLVAMNNISVKGSDTILALIGPAVFAQAGAALAVGLRSKDKKFRSLCLSAVVSACFGVTEPAMFGVNLPLKKPMIAVCIGGGVGGAIAGFSGAQAMTFAFPSVITLPVFLGRGFGLFVVSCFAGFLTSFLLTLFQPGAVYDGIASEAAC; translated from the coding sequence ATGGAAAATGATGTGAAATGTGTTACAATGGCAGAAGCGGAAAAAGGAAATTTACGCAGAGAACGTTTCATCATAGGAGAGGAAAACATGAAAGAAAAAAAGTCAATGATTAATGTTATGATCGATGGGATCTCAGGAATCTTCCTGCCTATTATCAATCTGTTAAGCGCGGCAGGAATATTAAAAGGCATATTGACCATTCTCACCGCATCTAATATTGTGTCAGGAACAAGTGAGACTTATCTGGTGTTAAATGCCATGGCAGACAGCCTGTTTTATTTTCTGCCTATGGTACTGGCATTTACCGCGGCAAAAAAATTTGGCTGCGACCCATTTACTGCAGTGGTCATCGGCGGAGTGCTTTTGTATCCTTCCCTAACTAAAGTATTTGAGGCTGGCACTAACATATTTTTTGCCGGAATTCCCATGAAGGCCGTTATATATCATTCCGGTGTAATCCCCATCATCCTGGCGGTTGGACTTCTTGTATATGTGGAACGGGTGGTAAATAAAATACTGCCGGATCTGATAAAAGGTTTCTTTGCCCCCTTGATCTGCATTGTAGTTGTTGGACTGGTCACACTGTTTGTATTCGGGCCAATCGGGAATGTAATAGGAGACGGCCTGGCTGCGGCTTATGAATTTGTATATCAGATCAGCCCAATGATTGCAGGTGCAATATTAGGAGCGGTGATCCAGCCGATGGTCATATTTGGTTTTCACTGGAGTTTTGTACTGGTCGCAATGAATAATATTTCTGTAAAAGGCTCTGATACCATACTGGCTTTGATCGGGCCTGCAGTATTTGCCCAGGCTGGTGCGGCACTTGCGGTGGGTTTGAGAAGTAAGGATAAAAAGTTCCGGTCCCTCTGCTTATCTGCCGTAGTGTCTGCATGTTTCGGAGTTACAGAACCGGCTATGTTCGGCGTGAACCTGCCGTTAAAAAAGCCTATGATTGCAGTATGCATCGGCGGTGGGGTGGGAGGAGCCATAGCAGGATTTTCGGGAGCTCAGGCAATGACCTTTGCTTTCCCAAGTGTGATTACATTACCTGTTTTTCTTGGAAGGGGATTTGGGCTGTTTGTTGTAAGCTGTTTTGCCGGTTTTTTAACGTCATTTTTGCTGACGTTATTCCAGCCGGGGGCAGTTTATGACGGAATCGCTTCAGAAGCCGCATGTTAG
- a CDS encoding DivIVA domain-containing protein — MVLTKEAIQAVKLTKRFRRCYDAQEVDILLDEIGEAAEEQCRELEHLRSVRMEYNQMKNQISEALLAAQQTAKEMLEQTRNKCNEELAAMQQRRITLQQEISGLERYKALELEKIRKDLESLLGDPESDEAAQEVAASK; from the coding sequence ATGGTACTGACGAAAGAAGCGATTCAAGCGGTTAAGCTGACCAAAAGATTCAGGAGATGCTATGATGCCCAGGAAGTTGATATCCTCCTGGATGAGATTGGGGAGGCAGCGGAAGAGCAGTGCCGGGAACTGGAACATCTGCGCAGCGTGCGCATGGAATACAACCAAATGAAGAATCAGATTTCAGAAGCTCTGCTGGCTGCACAACAGACTGCTAAGGAAATGCTTGAGCAGACCCGGAATAAATGCAACGAAGAGCTGGCGGCAATGCAGCAGAGAAGAATTACACTGCAGCAGGAGATATCCGGACTTGAGAGGTATAAGGCTTTAGAGCTTGAGAAGATTCGGAAAGATCTTGAGAGTCTGTTGGGCGATCCTGAATCAGATGAGGCGGCGCAAGAGGTAGCTGCATCAAAATAA
- a CDS encoding class B sortase, translating into MCKRQKIIITAVWLLLIGSICVIVFSGYKLKESLQIYAEGDQSYENLKERVRRQESSSSSDYIEVYEPGAEPAKDIPTVSIDFEALKKINSDAAAWLYCPDTVIDYPVMRAHDYDWYLHHLPDGTYNANGTLFLDYNCPEDFSGSLSIIYGHHMKSGGMFGTLTEYKAQDYYEQHPNLYLYTEQGNYRIDLKYGCVISAGEWRSRAFMYEVNRKALLSYASSKTTFESSAVYTDRDRFLVLSTCSYEFDDARYVVIGILRPEYGD; encoded by the coding sequence ATGTGTAAAAGGCAAAAGATAATTATAACAGCAGTATGGCTCCTTCTGATCGGTTCGATCTGTGTCATCGTGTTTTCCGGGTATAAGCTTAAGGAAAGCCTGCAAATTTATGCAGAAGGGGATCAAAGCTATGAGAATCTGAAAGAGCGGGTCCGCCGTCAGGAAAGCAGCAGTTCTTCTGATTACATAGAAGTATATGAGCCCGGAGCAGAGCCGGCTAAGGACATTCCCACGGTCTCCATTGATTTTGAAGCGCTGAAAAAGATCAATTCTGATGCAGCCGCATGGCTGTACTGCCCGGACACCGTAATTGACTATCCGGTTATGCGTGCCCACGATTATGACTGGTATCTTCATCATCTTCCGGACGGTACCTATAATGCCAATGGCACTTTATTTCTCGATTACAACTGCCCGGAGGATTTTAGCGGAAGCCTGAGCATTATTTACGGACACCATATGAAATCCGGCGGGATGTTTGGAACACTGACAGAGTACAAGGCGCAGGATTATTATGAACAGCACCCTAATCTTTACCTTTACACTGAGCAGGGAAACTATCGGATTGATTTGAAATATGGCTGTGTCATCAGTGCGGGGGAATGGCGTAGCCGGGCGTTTATGTATGAGGTAAATCGAAAGGCATTGTTATCATATGCCTCGTCAAAAACAACGTTTGAGAGCAGTGCTGTATATACGGATCGTGACAGGTTCCTTGTGCTTTCCACTTGCAGCTATGAATTCGACGATGCCCGGTACGTTGTAATTGGTATTTTGCGGCCGGAATACGGAGACTGA
- a CDS encoding Spy0128 family protein, with the protein MSSKNKANPKGIAVWYLFILSLMAIAFPLDTHAGTEPVSVTLYVDQVFVKNSSASDVNNVFLYDLISLDPGNPMPSGSLSSVHSFTAAGTSVKEVGPITFSNTGIYRYEIKGDASSPASGYSYDTQVYSVEVYVKRIAEELSAEIIVKKYDGSKVGSIKFENTYTPLASDPEIMVDPPVKKTVSGNPSKTSSFTFSLTARDGANPMPEGSENGVKYITIYGSGEKDFGTWSYIREGTYYYTISEVVLPNTGYTYDDSVYTITDVVKDTDGQLVVTRTVTNGSNKQVESCTFINKYNGGGGSSGSGGSSGKGSGGSSLVGPGVKIDENSDNSLQFLNGDTPLANLLEDESNAGSGAYSPKTGDDIRCELYAAMLCTAAAVAAGCVIYLILAANLKKKNQRKDDNGEKITGETCVKGKR; encoded by the coding sequence ATGAGCTCCAAGAATAAAGCGAATCCGAAAGGGATAGCTGTGTGGTATCTGTTTATCCTCAGTCTTATGGCCATAGCATTTCCCCTGGATACTCACGCAGGAACGGAGCCGGTTTCCGTTACTCTATATGTAGATCAGGTATTCGTAAAAAACAGTTCCGCATCAGATGTTAACAATGTGTTTTTGTATGACCTTATTTCTCTGGATCCGGGAAATCCAATGCCGTCAGGGAGTCTAAGCAGTGTCCATTCCTTTACGGCTGCCGGTACAAGCGTGAAAGAAGTCGGTCCTATCACCTTTTCTAACACTGGTATATATCGTTACGAAATCAAAGGGGATGCATCATCCCCGGCCAGTGGATATTCCTATGATACTCAGGTTTATTCGGTGGAAGTCTATGTGAAGAGGATCGCTGAAGAGCTTTCGGCTGAGATCATTGTAAAAAAATATGACGGCAGCAAAGTGGGCAGCATTAAGTTTGAAAATACTTATACTCCCCTTGCAAGCGATCCCGAGATTATGGTAGATCCGCCGGTGAAAAAAACAGTATCCGGCAACCCATCAAAAACCAGTAGTTTTACCTTTTCCCTGACGGCCAGAGATGGGGCAAATCCCATGCCGGAAGGCAGCGAGAATGGTGTCAAGTATATCACCATTTATGGTTCCGGTGAAAAGGATTTTGGTACATGGAGTTATATCCGGGAAGGTACTTATTATTATACTATTTCTGAAGTAGTCCTTCCGAACACCGGATATACTTACGATGACTCTGTTTACACGATCACCGATGTGGTAAAGGATACAGATGGACAGCTTGTAGTTACGCGGACGGTAACAAACGGCTCAAACAAGCAGGTGGAATCCTGTACGTTTATCAATAAGTACAACGGAGGAGGCGGAAGCAGTGGGAGCGGCGGAAGCAGCGGGAAAGGGAGCGGTGGAAGCAGCTTAGTCGGCCCTGGTGTCAAAATCGATGAAAACAGTGACAACAGCCTGCAATTTTTAAATGGAGACACTCCGCTTGCTAACCTTCTCGAAGATGAAAGCAATGCCGGTTCTGGTGCATACAGCCCAAAAACCGGTGATGATATCAGATGTGAATTGTATGCAGCAATGCTTTGTACAGCTGCTGCTGTCGCGGCGGGGTGTGTGATCTATCTGATCCTGGCCGCCAACCTCAAAAAGAAAAATCAACGGAAAGATGATAACGGTGAAAAAATCACAGGTGAAACATGTGTAAAAGGCAAAAGATAA
- the srtB gene encoding class B sortase, with the protein MDIKRIGRKAVKTANSIVDFLVLTVILLLVAIAFYAIWDSDQVYQAADAAQYSIYKPDAEEGSISFDELKAINPEVFSWLTVYGTNIDYPVTQGNDNAKYVNTNALGEYSLSGAIFLDYSNSKDFQDFNSILYGHHMEKQAMFGELGSFSSKSFFDSHVYGNLYYNGKNHGLEFFAFIKTDAYDGGVFAPRVQGKEAQQAYLQYLLDKAMYTRETGVSTEDHILLLTTCASDATNGRDILAARIMEECYTNTFDKELSGDTNESVSVDRQAGLWKSLPQWLKIMLPVMLIILFAIAVYHKVRRNTKGVNGDELQE; encoded by the coding sequence ATGGACATAAAAAGAATCGGCAGAAAAGCAGTAAAAACCGCAAACAGTATTGTAGATTTCCTGGTTCTGACTGTCATTCTCCTGCTGGTCGCTATAGCTTTTTATGCCATATGGGACTCGGATCAGGTATATCAGGCAGCGGATGCTGCCCAGTACTCAATTTATAAGCCGGATGCAGAAGAAGGCAGCATATCATTTGATGAACTTAAGGCAATTAACCCGGAGGTATTCAGCTGGCTCACAGTTTATGGCACGAATATTGACTATCCGGTAACACAGGGGAATGATAATGCAAAATATGTAAATACCAATGCATTAGGAGAATATTCCCTGTCGGGAGCGATCTTTTTAGACTACTCCAATAGTAAGGATTTTCAGGATTTTAACAGTATTTTATACGGACATCACATGGAAAAACAGGCAATGTTCGGAGAACTTGGCTCATTCAGCAGCAAAAGCTTTTTTGACAGCCATGTATACGGAAATCTGTACTATAACGGGAAAAATCATGGATTGGAATTTTTTGCTTTTATTAAAACGGATGCATACGACGGAGGAGTGTTTGCGCCGCGGGTCCAGGGCAAAGAGGCACAGCAGGCTTATCTGCAATATCTGTTGGATAAGGCAATGTATACCCGTGAAACCGGAGTTTCGACGGAGGATCATATACTGCTCCTGACCACCTGTGCTTCGGATGCCACCAATGGAAGAGATATCCTGGCAGCCAGGATCATGGAAGAATGTTACACCAATACATTTGACAAGGAACTATCGGGCGATACAAACGAATCAGTATCGGTGGACCGGCAAGCCGGTCTGTGGAAAAGTCTCCCCCAGTGGCTGAAGATCATGCTGCCGGTTATGCTGATAATCCTGTTTGCTATTGCAGTTTATCATAAAGTTAGAAGAAACACGAAAGGGGTTAATGGAGATGAGCTCCAAGAATAA
- a CDS encoding DUF7601 domain-containing protein produces MKKKFNELRRRLASMALAVVMCMGTAASAFAAGDPIFGTENTPAEAAITKNLIMPVGTTTPDATFTFQFSPVSVDDRTTPDDLDTMPTVGPTTIAFTASDTGTDSGTVPGTDIVGFKTILKQSGNILSGVTFPHAGVYVYQIEENSSVTGYTPGENETYVFSPAQYTLTVYVKNGVNGLYVAAVASSIAVNDSSNQTSAPGDKVDPTPQPGDPNITGNYSKIMFTNTYSKTAGGIDPTDPNNHVLTIGKAVSGDYADRTKYFAFQITATQPGVVQGSATYKAYVLDSGNNVVTSEDNASNLQTDDNDYSYIVFTSGATETVNLKHDQKLVFTDLHIGAKYVAVESAVEHYTASALVVENGGGAIQIFNSLENLALSTGTKLIGENANSAAFTNTYRTITPTGVIINNLPYVMILILAAGAFAAFVVIKSRKKRNYVPHR; encoded by the coding sequence ATGAAAAAAAAATTCAATGAATTACGAAGGAGGTTGGCGTCCATGGCGCTTGCCGTGGTCATGTGCATGGGAACTGCCGCATCCGCATTTGCGGCCGGTGATCCGATCTTCGGTACGGAAAATACACCTGCAGAGGCAGCAATTACGAAAAATCTGATCATGCCGGTAGGAACTACAACACCTGATGCGACTTTTACCTTCCAATTTTCACCGGTAAGCGTTGACGATAGAACAACGCCTGATGATTTAGACACAATGCCGACGGTAGGTCCAACGACAATTGCATTCACAGCCAGCGATACAGGCACTGATTCAGGTACTGTTCCAGGCACTGATATTGTCGGCTTCAAAACAATATTAAAACAGTCTGGGAACATACTATCCGGAGTTACCTTTCCCCATGCGGGAGTATACGTATATCAGATTGAGGAGAATTCGAGTGTGACAGGCTATACACCCGGGGAAAATGAAACATATGTATTTTCTCCTGCACAGTACACGCTTACGGTGTATGTGAAAAATGGTGTAAATGGACTGTACGTGGCTGCTGTCGCTTCAAGTATTGCTGTGAATGACAGCAGTAACCAAACTTCCGCTCCTGGCGATAAGGTGGACCCGACTCCGCAGCCAGGAGACCCTAACATCACTGGCAATTACAGTAAAATAATGTTTACCAATACCTATTCAAAGACCGCAGGCGGCATTGACCCTACGGATCCGAATAACCATGTTCTTACCATAGGAAAAGCTGTTTCAGGCGATTATGCCGATAGGACCAAATATTTTGCATTTCAGATAACGGCGACTCAGCCGGGTGTCGTACAAGGTTCTGCTACATATAAGGCGTATGTTCTGGATTCAGGCAATAACGTAGTAACATCAGAAGACAACGCCTCAAACCTGCAAACTGACGACAACGATTATTCGTATATTGTATTTACATCGGGAGCCACGGAAACAGTCAATCTCAAACATGATCAAAAGCTGGTATTTACTGACCTGCACATTGGTGCAAAATATGTTGCAGTAGAAAGTGCAGTGGAACATTATACAGCATCCGCATTGGTCGTGGAAAACGGGGGAGGTGCAATCCAAATTTTTAATTCACTCGAAAATCTGGCACTTAGTACCGGCACCAAACTGATAGGAGAAAATGCAAACAGTGCGGCATTCACCAATACCTACAGGACCATTACTCCTACAGGCGTGATTATTAACAACCTCCCCTATGTTATGATTTTGATTTTGGCAGCAGGGGCATTTGCGGCATTTGTAGTAATAAAATCCCGTAAAAAGCGCAACTATGTTCCCCATCGTTAG
- the lepB gene encoding signal peptidase I encodes MSELQKHGENKAAEKNYEFPAEPSLGKEIVFLLAKIAAIILAFLLVFTFLFGLCRNSDASMVPSVKDGDLVMFYRLDKSYVAQDTLVLEFKGKKQVRRVIATAGDTVDITEDGLLINGALQQEAEIYTPTQRYEDGVEFPLTVREGEVFVLGDSRENSTDSRIYGAVRVKDTLGKVMTILRRRNI; translated from the coding sequence ATGTCTGAATTGCAGAAACACGGAGAAAATAAAGCAGCAGAAAAAAATTACGAATTTCCGGCAGAACCATCACTTGGAAAAGAAATCGTGTTTCTTCTGGCAAAAATAGCTGCGATCATCCTCGCCTTCCTCTTGGTGTTCACGTTTTTGTTTGGTCTTTGCCGCAATTCGGATGCCTCTATGGTTCCGTCCGTTAAAGACGGAGATCTGGTGATGTTCTACCGTCTGGACAAAAGCTATGTTGCCCAAGACACCCTTGTGCTGGAGTTTAAAGGAAAGAAACAGGTGCGCCGGGTAATCGCCACAGCAGGTGATACGGTAGATATCACGGAAGACGGGCTTCTGATCAATGGCGCGCTTCAGCAGGAAGCAGAAATCTATACACCTACGCAGCGGTATGAAGATGGCGTAGAATTTCCGCTTACTGTCAGGGAAGGAGAAGTATTCGTTCTTGGTGACAGTAGGGAAAACTCCACAGACAGCCGTATATACGGAGCTGTAAGGGTGAAAGACACACTGGGGAAAGTAATGACGATCCTCAGACGTAGAAATATATAG